One Anolis carolinensis isolate JA03-04 chromosome 4, rAnoCar3.1.pri, whole genome shotgun sequence DNA window includes the following coding sequences:
- the LOC134298625 gene encoding uncharacterized protein LOC134298625 yields MKLIPSGATERRWSSMSQHGPTKALSGRWWLDILRGKSGRQVMRRGGKRTVFGILFVLSFILSFGKRAHGNWIKEHANYMFEQHGKEVALIYEHPLTIGDFSFLPDLIDEPQIVLEGLSKAQEGPPTVFSSIPQKINQTRFRRLRYHTSTRGLCFCCGGSGIWNSEWRHWGTRQAFFSRLGNYSHCRDRFYLHGRFNTSYVSLLNLTATEWASMYPDYPTFSVNDSIEGLKSYMNILQQLTQLSLGQSLCPLWQIRDPNLWFFFDKWATNYHPGNYQCVGVGYLTFPVRVLHKRHQRLKWDIVQTGPLGPECSDEVIINKALSGSEASRVATIPTQGL; encoded by the coding sequence atgaagctgatcccttcgggtgcaacggagcgtcggtggtcaagtatgtcgcagcatggcccaacaaaggcgctctctgggagatggtggctagacattttgagaggaaaaagtgggagacaagttatgaggaggggaggaaagcgtactgtgtttggtatattatttgtgctgagttttattctctcttttggaaaaagagcacatgggaattggataaaagaacatgccaattatatgtttgagcagcacgggaaagaggtagcattaatatatgaacaccccctcaccataggagatttttcatttcttcccgatttaattgatgaaccacagattgtgttggagggattgtccaaggctcaggagggtccacctaccgtgttttctagcataccgcaaaaaataaatcaaactcggtttcgacggcttagataccatacctccaccaggggtttgtgcttctgttgtggaggatcgggaatatggaattctgagtggagacactggggaactaggcaggcgttcttttcccgattaggcaattactcccattgtcgagaccggttctatctacatggacgatttaatacatcttatgtctcactattaaatctaaccgcaaccgagtgggctagcatgtatccagattatcctacatttagtgtgaatgattctattgagggcctaaaatcttatatgaacatactgcaacaattaacccaactgagcctaggtcaaagcctctgtccgttatggcaaattagggatccaaatctatggtttttctttgataaatgggccacaaattatcaccccggcaactaccagtgtgtcggtgtgggttatttgacattcccagttcgggtcttacacaaaaggcatcagcgcctgaaatgggacattgtgcaaacaggccctctaggaccagaatgttcGGATGAGGTCAtaattaacaaggccctgtcaggttcagaagcctcccgtgtagctACAATccctacccagggattgtag